A single Actinomadura algeriensis DNA region contains:
- a CDS encoding beta-phosphoglucomutase family hydrolase, translating to MLGLPDGTAACLFDLDGVLTRTASVHAAAWKDMFDGYLRERAARTGDPFVPFDIAKDYGPYVDGKKREDGTRSFLRSRGIELPEGEPDDPPDAETIRGLGDRKNALVLRLIEEKGVERFDGSIGYVRAARAAGLRTAVVSSSANTAQVLDAAGITGLFDARVDGVVAAERRLPGKPAPDMFLAGAAELDVPAGRAAVFEDALAGVEAGRAGGFGHVVGVNRVDGEHARALAEHGADVVVGDLSELMEDG from the coding sequence ATGCTGGGACTGCCGGACGGTACGGCGGCGTGTCTGTTCGACCTGGACGGGGTGCTCACGCGGACGGCGTCGGTGCACGCGGCCGCGTGGAAGGACATGTTCGACGGCTACCTGCGCGAGCGGGCGGCCCGGACCGGGGACCCGTTCGTCCCCTTCGACATCGCGAAGGACTACGGCCCCTACGTGGACGGCAAGAAGCGCGAGGACGGGACGCGCTCGTTCCTCCGCTCGCGCGGGATCGAGCTGCCGGAGGGCGAACCGGACGATCCGCCCGACGCCGAGACGATCCGGGGCCTCGGCGACCGCAAGAACGCGCTCGTCCTGCGGCTGATCGAGGAGAAGGGCGTGGAGCGCTTCGACGGGTCGATCGGCTACGTGCGGGCGGCCCGGGCGGCCGGGCTGCGGACGGCCGTGGTGTCGTCCAGCGCCAACACCGCGCAGGTCCTCGACGCGGCGGGCATCACCGGCCTGTTCGACGCCCGCGTCGACGGCGTCGTCGCGGCGGAGCGGCGCCTGCCGGGCAAACCCGCCCCCGACATGTTCCTCGCGGGCGCGGCGGAACTGGACGTCCCGGCGGGGCGGGCCGCGGTGTTCGAGGACGCGCTCGCCGGCGTGGAGGCGGGACGGGCCGGCGGGTTCGGCCACGTCGTCGGCGTCAACCGGGTCGACGGCGAGCACGCGCGGGCGCTGGCCGAGCACGGCGCGGACGTGGTCGTCGGGGACCTCTCGGAGCTCATGGAGGACGGGTGA
- the gndA gene encoding NADP-dependent phosphogluconate dehydrogenase: MDKARIGVTGLATMGRNLARNLARHGHPVAVHNRTPSRTKALVEEFGDEGTFLPAESAERFVASLERPRRLVIMVKAGPATDAVIEEFAPLLEPGDMIVDGGNAHFADTRRREADLRERGIHFVGTGISGGEEGALHGPSIMPGGSAESYESLGPLLEDISAHVDGTPCATHVGPDGAGHFVKMVHNGIEYADMQLIAESYDLLRHAAGLAPAEIAAVFREWNTGRLESYLIEITAEVLAHTDAATGRPFVDVVLDQAEQKGTGRWTVQSALDLGVPVGGIAEAVFARSVSGHADLREAARGLPGPARAGAETLPGVPDAIEKALYASKIVAYAQGFHEIQAGSAEYGWNIDAGAMATIWRGGCIIRARFLDRIRAAYEADPHTPTLLTDAHFAEALGDAQEAWRNVIAIAAKHGVPVPGFSAALAYYDSLRAERLPAALTQGQRDFFGAHTYRRVDREGAFHTLWGGDRSEITS; the protein is encoded by the coding sequence ATGGACAAGGCGCGGATCGGTGTCACGGGACTGGCGACCATGGGCCGCAACCTGGCCCGCAACCTGGCCCGGCACGGCCATCCGGTCGCCGTGCACAACCGCACGCCGTCCCGGACGAAGGCGCTGGTCGAGGAGTTCGGCGACGAGGGGACGTTCCTGCCGGCCGAGTCGGCGGAACGGTTCGTCGCGTCCCTGGAACGCCCCCGCCGGCTGGTGATCATGGTGAAGGCGGGCCCGGCGACGGACGCGGTGATCGAGGAGTTCGCGCCGCTGCTGGAGCCCGGCGACATGATCGTCGACGGTGGCAACGCCCACTTCGCCGACACCCGCCGCCGCGAGGCGGACCTGCGCGAGCGCGGGATCCACTTCGTCGGCACCGGCATCTCCGGCGGTGAGGAGGGCGCGCTGCACGGCCCGTCCATCATGCCGGGCGGGTCCGCCGAGTCCTACGAGTCGCTCGGCCCGCTGCTGGAGGACATCTCCGCCCACGTGGACGGGACGCCCTGCGCGACGCACGTCGGGCCGGACGGCGCCGGGCACTTCGTGAAGATGGTGCACAACGGCATCGAGTACGCCGACATGCAGCTGATCGCCGAGTCCTACGACCTGCTGCGGCACGCCGCCGGGCTCGCCCCCGCCGAGATCGCGGCGGTGTTCCGGGAGTGGAACACCGGACGGCTCGAGTCGTACCTCATCGAGATCACCGCCGAGGTCCTCGCGCACACCGACGCCGCGACCGGCCGCCCCTTCGTCGACGTCGTCCTCGACCAGGCCGAGCAGAAGGGCACCGGACGGTGGACGGTGCAGAGCGCGCTCGACCTCGGCGTCCCGGTCGGCGGCATCGCCGAGGCCGTGTTCGCCCGCTCGGTGTCCGGGCACGCCGACCTCCGCGAGGCCGCCCGCGGCCTGCCCGGCCCCGCCCGCGCGGGCGCCGAGACGCTGCCGGGGGTCCCCGACGCCATCGAGAAGGCGCTGTACGCCTCGAAGATCGTGGCGTACGCGCAGGGCTTCCACGAGATCCAGGCGGGCAGCGCCGAGTACGGGTGGAACATCGACGCGGGCGCGATGGCGACGATCTGGCGCGGCGGCTGCATCATCCGGGCCCGGTTCCTCGACCGCATCCGCGCCGCCTACGAGGCCGATCCGCACACGCCCACCCTGCTGACCGACGCCCACTTCGCCGAGGCGCTCGGCGACGCGCAGGAGGCGTGGCGCAACGTGATCGCCATCGCCGCCAAGCACGGCGTCCCCGTCCCGGGCTTCTCCGCCGCCCTCGCCTACTACGACTCCCTGCGCGCGGAGCGGCTGCCCGCCGCCCTCACCCAGGGCCAGCGGGACTTCTTCGGCGCCCACACCTACCGGCGCGTCGACCGCGAGGGCGCCTTCCACACCCTCTGGGGCGGCGACCGCTCCGAGATCACGTCCTGA
- a CDS encoding DEAD/DEAH box helicase has product MSLIDELPSGNDADADSLFEAFERWVSGRGITLYPAQEEALIEVVSGANVILSTPTGSGKSLVAAGALFAALGKDQVGFYTAPIKALVSEKFFDLCEMFGRDNVGMMTGDASVNADAPIVCCTAEVLANIALRDGAQADIGVVVMDEFHFYAEPERGWAWQIPLLELPQTQFLLMSATLGDVTFFQKDLARRTGRPTALVTSAERPVPLIYDYRVTPLHETIEELLGEQKAPIYLVHFTQAAAIERAQSLMSINVCTKAEKARIAELIGGFRFTTKFGRNLSRFVRHGIGVHHAGMLPKYRRLVERLAQAGLLKVICGTDTLGVGVNVPIRTVVFTALSKYDGHRVRRLRAREFHQIAGRAGRAGFDTVGFVVAQAPEHVVENEKALAKAGDDPKKRRKVQRKKAPEGFVGWDEEVFRKLQDAEPEMLRSRFQVSHAMLLSVIARPGNAFAAMKRLLTDNHEEPAARRRHISRAIAIYRSLLAGGVVEVLPEPDDVGRYARITVDLQEDFALNQPLSTFALAAFEVLDPGSPSYALDVLSVIEATLDDPRQIIAAQLNKARGAAVQEMKAEGIEYEERMELLQDVDYPKPLEEELGAAYEIYRAGHPWVGDHPLRPKSVVRDMYERAMTFTEYIAYYELARGEGLVLRYLSGAYKALQQTVPESIKTDDLIDLIEWLGELVRQVDSSLLDEWEQLANPADEPDEPIEERVTKVTANARAFRVLVRNAMFRRVELAALERYRDLGELDPDFGADGWEDAMDGYFAEHDELLTGPDARGPKLLQIEEVPEDALWRVRQVFDDPAGHHDWGVSAEVDLAGSDQEGEAVVRVTGVDRL; this is encoded by the coding sequence GTGAGTCTTATCGATGAGCTTCCCTCCGGAAACGACGCCGACGCCGATTCGCTGTTCGAGGCCTTCGAGCGGTGGGTGTCCGGGCGCGGGATCACGCTGTACCCCGCGCAGGAGGAGGCGCTGATCGAGGTCGTGTCCGGCGCGAACGTGATCCTTTCCACACCGACCGGATCCGGCAAGAGCCTCGTCGCGGCGGGGGCGCTGTTCGCCGCGCTCGGCAAGGACCAGGTCGGCTTCTACACCGCGCCGATCAAGGCGCTGGTGTCGGAGAAGTTCTTCGACCTGTGCGAGATGTTCGGCCGCGACAACGTCGGCATGATGACCGGCGACGCCAGCGTCAACGCCGACGCCCCGATCGTCTGCTGCACCGCCGAGGTGCTGGCCAACATCGCGCTGCGGGACGGCGCGCAGGCCGACATCGGCGTCGTGGTGATGGACGAGTTCCACTTCTACGCCGAACCGGAGCGGGGCTGGGCGTGGCAGATCCCGCTGCTGGAGCTGCCCCAGACCCAGTTCCTGCTGATGTCGGCGACGCTCGGCGACGTCACCTTCTTCCAGAAGGACCTCGCCCGCCGGACGGGACGGCCCACCGCGCTCGTCACGTCCGCGGAACGTCCCGTCCCGCTGATCTACGACTACCGGGTCACGCCGCTGCACGAGACGATCGAGGAGCTCCTCGGCGAGCAGAAGGCGCCGATCTACCTGGTGCACTTCACGCAGGCCGCCGCGATCGAGCGGGCCCAGTCGCTGATGAGCATCAACGTGTGCACCAAGGCGGAGAAGGCCCGGATCGCCGAGCTGATCGGCGGGTTCCGGTTCACGACCAAGTTCGGCAGGAACCTGTCGCGGTTCGTCCGGCACGGCATCGGCGTCCACCACGCCGGGATGCTGCCGAAGTACCGGCGGCTGGTCGAGCGCCTCGCGCAGGCGGGCCTGCTGAAGGTCATCTGCGGTACCGACACGCTCGGCGTCGGCGTCAACGTCCCCATCCGGACGGTCGTGTTCACCGCGCTCAGCAAGTACGACGGGCACCGGGTGCGGCGGCTGCGGGCCCGCGAGTTCCACCAGATCGCCGGACGCGCCGGGCGCGCGGGCTTCGACACGGTCGGGTTCGTCGTCGCGCAGGCCCCCGAGCACGTCGTGGAGAACGAGAAGGCCCTCGCCAAGGCGGGCGACGACCCGAAGAAGCGCCGCAAGGTCCAGCGCAAGAAGGCCCCCGAGGGGTTCGTCGGATGGGACGAGGAGGTCTTCCGCAAGCTGCAGGACGCCGAGCCGGAGATGCTGCGGTCCCGCTTCCAGGTCAGCCACGCGATGCTGCTCTCGGTGATCGCCCGCCCCGGCAACGCGTTCGCGGCGATGAAGCGGCTGCTGACCGACAACCACGAGGAGCCCGCGGCGCGGCGCCGGCACATCTCCCGCGCCATCGCGATCTACCGGTCGCTGCTGGCCGGGGGAGTGGTCGAGGTGCTGCCCGAGCCCGACGACGTCGGACGGTACGCGCGCATCACCGTCGACCTCCAGGAGGACTTCGCGCTCAACCAGCCCCTGTCGACGTTCGCGCTCGCCGCGTTCGAGGTCCTCGACCCGGGGTCGCCGTCGTACGCGCTGGACGTCCTGTCGGTGATCGAGGCGACGCTCGACGATCCCCGGCAGATCATCGCGGCGCAGCTGAACAAGGCGCGCGGCGCGGCCGTCCAGGAGATGAAGGCCGAGGGCATCGAGTACGAGGAGCGGATGGAGCTGCTCCAGGACGTCGACTACCCGAAGCCGCTCGAGGAGGAGCTCGGCGCCGCCTACGAGATCTACCGGGCGGGGCATCCGTGGGTGGGCGACCATCCGCTGCGCCCCAAGTCGGTGGTGCGCGACATGTACGAGCGGGCGATGACGTTCACCGAGTACATCGCCTACTACGAGCTGGCGCGCGGCGAGGGCCTGGTGCTGCGGTACCTCTCCGGGGCGTACAAGGCGCTGCAGCAGACCGTCCCCGAGTCGATCAAGACCGACGACCTGATCGACCTCATCGAGTGGCTCGGCGAGCTCGTCCGGCAGGTCGACTCCAGCCTCCTGGACGAGTGGGAGCAGCTCGCCAACCCGGCCGACGAGCCCGACGAGCCGATCGAGGAGCGGGTCACGAAGGTCACCGCGAACGCGCGGGCGTTCCGGGTGCTGGTGCGCAACGCGATGTTCCGCCGCGTGGAGCTGGCGGCGCTGGAGCGCTACCGCGACCTCGGGGAACTGGATCCCGACTTCGGTGCGGACGGCTGGGAGGACGCCATGGACGGCTACTTCGCCGAGCACGACGAGCTGCTCACCGGCCCCGACGCGCGCGGCCCGAAGCTGCTGCAGATCGAGGAGGTCCCCGAGGACGCGCTGTGGCGCGTCCGGCAGGTGTTCGACGACCCCGCGGGGCATCACGACTGGGGCGTCTCCGCCGAGGTGGACCTCGCGGGCTCCGACCAGGAGGGCGAGGCCGTCGTCCGGGTGACGGGCGTCGACCGGCTCTGA
- a CDS encoding carbon-nitrogen hydrolase family protein — protein MVQVAVAQFAPGTNKNENLAAIGGLVEDAAGRGAKVVVCPEFAMFAAPKLDRRYVDSAERLDGPFASGLAGLARAHGVHVVAGLNERLDEPDRIANVLVAFAPDGTVAATYRKIHLYDAFGYKESEIVRHGDIGDPETFTVDGVTFGMQTCYDVRFPEVTRRIVDAGADVLLLPAQWVPGPLKEDHWGTLVRARAIENTIYVAAADQCAPTGAGNSMIVDPMGVVAAALGEAPGTAVADVAPARIAAVREKNPALALRRFTVAPRG, from the coding sequence ATGGTGCAGGTGGCGGTGGCGCAGTTCGCGCCCGGGACGAACAAGAACGAGAACCTCGCCGCGATCGGCGGCCTGGTGGAGGACGCGGCCGGGCGCGGCGCGAAGGTCGTGGTGTGCCCCGAGTTCGCGATGTTCGCGGCGCCGAAGCTGGACCGGCGGTACGTCGACTCCGCCGAGCGGCTCGACGGCCCGTTCGCGAGCGGGCTCGCCGGCCTCGCCCGCGCGCACGGCGTGCACGTCGTCGCCGGGCTGAACGAGCGGCTGGACGAACCGGACCGCATCGCCAACGTGCTCGTCGCGTTCGCCCCCGACGGGACGGTCGCCGCGACGTACCGCAAGATCCACCTGTACGACGCGTTCGGGTACAAGGAGTCGGAGATCGTCCGGCACGGCGACATCGGCGACCCCGAGACGTTCACGGTGGACGGCGTCACGTTCGGCATGCAGACCTGTTACGACGTCCGGTTCCCCGAGGTGACGCGGCGGATAGTGGACGCGGGCGCCGACGTCCTCCTGCTGCCCGCCCAGTGGGTGCCGGGGCCGCTCAAGGAGGACCACTGGGGGACGCTCGTGCGCGCCCGCGCCATCGAGAACACGATCTACGTGGCGGCCGCCGACCAGTGCGCGCCGACCGGCGCGGGCAACAGCATGATCGTCGATCCGATGGGCGTGGTCGCGGCGGCGCTGGGGGAGGCGCCGGGGACGGCCGTGGCCGATGTCGCGCCCGCGCGGATCGCGGCCGTCCGCGAGAAGAACCCGGCGCTGGCGCTGCGCCGTTTCACGGTCGCGCCGCGCGGCTGA
- a CDS encoding Clp protease N-terminal domain-containing protein, whose protein sequence is MFERFTKDARETVVGAQAQARGLGHRHIGTEHVLLALAGADDPTARTLREHGLDAAALRARLAAGTGSGDGLDPEALRAIGIDLDAVRRATEQNFGEGALDAPRRGRGRPKGHIRFTKEAKKSLELSLRRALHLGHDHIGTGHILLGVLHDDDFSAVRHAWAAGADVGELRADITRMLTSEAA, encoded by the coding sequence ATGTTCGAACGGTTCACCAAGGACGCCCGCGAGACCGTGGTCGGCGCCCAGGCCCAGGCCCGCGGCCTCGGGCACCGGCACATCGGCACCGAGCACGTCCTGCTCGCGCTCGCCGGCGCCGACGACCCCACCGCTCGGACGCTGCGCGAGCACGGACTCGACGCCGCGGCCCTGCGGGCCCGCCTCGCGGCCGGGACCGGCTCCGGCGACGGGCTCGACCCGGAGGCGCTGCGGGCCATCGGCATCGACCTCGACGCGGTCCGGCGCGCCACCGAACAGAACTTCGGGGAGGGCGCCCTGGACGCGCCGCGCCGCGGGCGCGGCCGCCCGAAGGGCCACATCCGGTTCACGAAGGAGGCGAAGAAGTCCCTGGAACTGAGCCTGCGGCGCGCGCTCCACCTCGGGCACGACCACATCGGCACGGGGCACATCCTGCTCGGCGTGCTCCACGACGACGACTTCAGCGCGGTGCGGCACGCGTGGGCGGCGGGCGCCGACGTGGGCGAACTGCGCGCCGACATCACCCGGATGCTGACGTCCGAGGCCGCCTGA
- a CDS encoding helix-turn-helix domain-containing protein, producing the protein MSDGVTLAREAGSRDPAVGLRAVRALRELAERLESLQVASARERGWSWQEIADHLGVSRQAVHKKHGGGRRLLPAKEK; encoded by the coding sequence ATGAGCGATGGAGTGACGCTCGCCCGAGAGGCGGGCAGCCGGGACCCGGCGGTGGGGCTGCGGGCCGTCCGCGCCCTGCGCGAGCTCGCCGAGCGGCTGGAGTCCCTGCAGGTCGCCTCCGCCCGCGAGCGCGGCTGGTCCTGGCAGGAGATCGCGGACCACCTCGGCGTGAGCAGGCAGGCGGTCCACAAGAAGCACGGCGGCGGGCGCCGCCTCCTCCCGGCGAAGGAGAAGTAG
- a CDS encoding hemolysin family protein, which produces MNLGLGAVVTLALLAGNGFFVATEFALVAAKRPRLERAAARGSRAAGTAVAGIDELTLTLAGAQLGITMCSLGLGLVSEPVFAETLTPLIHAAGLPDGTSHVAAFVLALALVTFLHMVVGEMAPKSWAITAPERSATVLGPPFRAFSIAMRPVLAALNGGTNLLLRAIGVRPTATRKAARTPEQLRNIAVESRRLGLIGESDLTLLTAALDAPRAPLADLVIPVGDIVSVPADASPQEVIDTAARTGRIRIMLRGFDRAGRARMVHVRDAYLARARGRDVTAGELAHPVPAMPITTPVGEAVATLRARHSQLGLAVDAEGRVAGMVSLDDLLTVLLAIR; this is translated from the coding sequence GTGAACCTCGGGCTCGGCGCGGTCGTGACGCTGGCGCTGCTGGCCGGCAACGGTTTCTTCGTCGCCACCGAGTTCGCGCTGGTGGCGGCCAAACGGCCGCGGCTTGAGCGGGCGGCGGCGCGCGGCAGCCGGGCCGCGGGCACCGCGGTGGCCGGCATCGACGAGCTGACGCTGACCCTGGCGGGCGCGCAGCTCGGCATCACGATGTGCTCGCTGGGGCTCGGCCTGGTGTCGGAGCCGGTGTTCGCCGAGACGCTGACGCCGCTGATCCACGCCGCCGGGCTCCCGGACGGCACGTCGCACGTGGCGGCGTTCGTCCTCGCCCTGGCGCTGGTGACGTTCCTGCACATGGTGGTCGGGGAGATGGCGCCGAAGTCGTGGGCGATCACCGCGCCGGAGCGGTCGGCGACCGTCCTCGGGCCGCCGTTCCGGGCGTTCAGCATCGCGATGCGGCCGGTGCTGGCGGCGCTGAACGGCGGGACGAACCTGCTGCTGCGGGCGATCGGGGTCCGGCCCACGGCGACCCGGAAAGCGGCGCGGACGCCCGAGCAGCTCCGCAACATCGCGGTGGAGTCCCGGCGGCTCGGCCTGATCGGGGAATCGGACCTGACGCTGCTGACGGCGGCGCTGGACGCGCCCCGCGCGCCGCTGGCCGACCTCGTGATCCCGGTCGGGGACATCGTGTCCGTCCCGGCGGACGCCTCCCCGCAGGAGGTGATCGACACGGCCGCGCGGACGGGGCGGATCCGGATCATGCTGCGCGGCTTCGACCGGGCCGGACGGGCGCGCATGGTGCACGTCCGCGACGCCTACCTCGCGCGCGCCCGCGGCCGGGACGTCACCGCGGGCGAGCTGGCGCATCCGGTGCCCGCGATGCCGATCACGACGCCGGTCGGCGAGGCGGTCGCGACGCTGCGGGCGCGGCACAGCCAGCTGGGTCTCGCGGTGGACGCCGAGGGCCGCGTCGCCGGCATGGTCAGCCTGGACGACCTGCTCACCGTGCTGCTGGCGATCCGCTGA
- a CDS encoding hemolysin family protein encodes MDAALGLLAVLLLTAATGYFVAQEFAFVTADRPAMDQRAAEGDRAAARAVRVMERLSFMLSGAQLGITVTALVVGFIAKPALADLIAPALTAAGVPEGATGGVAVALGFALATVIQMVLGELFPKNLALAKAESLARALAASTLVYLTVAAPLIRLFDTSANRLVRAVGIEPIEELHHGATLEELGHIIGESGEQLQAGHADLLERALAFSERDAEEVMVPRVDVVTVPATARAADLGEVISATGRSRFPVVGTGVDDVVGVVGLEELVTLAPEAAARTLVGEIARPPLLLPSSLPLPEVVLRLQGAGATQACVVDEYGGFAGLITWEDVAEELVGEIADENEPEEDLAIRRGEWWTTDAGLRVDEVEHETGIALPEGGYETVAGLLLQRLGRVARPGDVVDVALPRTRLDEPPRTAIVEVLTVRRHVPGLVRVRTVEGNGHRPGNGNGEAGRGRR; translated from the coding sequence GTGGACGCCGCGCTGGGGCTGCTGGCCGTCCTGCTGCTGACCGCCGCGACCGGCTACTTCGTCGCGCAGGAGTTCGCGTTCGTCACCGCGGACCGGCCGGCGATGGACCAGCGGGCCGCCGAGGGCGACCGCGCGGCGGCGCGCGCGGTGCGGGTGATGGAGCGGCTGTCGTTCATGCTGTCGGGCGCGCAGCTCGGCATCACGGTCACGGCGCTGGTGGTCGGGTTCATCGCCAAGCCCGCGCTGGCCGACCTGATCGCGCCCGCACTGACGGCGGCCGGGGTGCCGGAGGGGGCGACCGGGGGCGTCGCGGTGGCGCTGGGCTTCGCGCTCGCCACGGTGATCCAGATGGTGCTGGGCGAGCTGTTCCCGAAGAACCTGGCGCTGGCGAAGGCCGAGTCGCTGGCGCGCGCGCTGGCCGCGTCCACCCTGGTGTACCTGACGGTGGCCGCGCCGCTGATCCGGCTCTTCGACACCTCGGCGAACCGACTCGTCCGCGCGGTGGGCATCGAGCCGATCGAGGAGCTGCACCACGGCGCGACGCTGGAGGAACTGGGGCACATCATCGGCGAGTCCGGCGAGCAGCTCCAGGCGGGCCACGCGGACCTGCTGGAGCGGGCGCTGGCGTTCTCCGAGCGGGACGCCGAGGAGGTCATGGTGCCCCGGGTGGACGTCGTGACGGTGCCGGCGACCGCCCGCGCCGCCGACCTCGGCGAGGTCATCTCCGCGACGGGCCGCTCGCGCTTTCCCGTCGTCGGCACCGGCGTCGACGACGTGGTCGGGGTGGTGGGGCTGGAGGAGCTGGTGACGCTCGCACCCGAGGCGGCGGCGCGCACGCTCGTCGGCGAGATCGCCCGGCCGCCGCTGCTGCTGCCGTCCTCGCTGCCGCTGCCGGAGGTCGTGCTGCGGCTGCAGGGCGCCGGTGCGACGCAGGCCTGCGTCGTGGACGAGTACGGCGGCTTCGCGGGGCTCATCACCTGGGAGGACGTGGCCGAGGAGCTGGTGGGCGAGATCGCCGACGAGAACGAGCCCGAGGAGGATCTGGCGATCCGGCGCGGCGAGTGGTGGACGACCGACGCCGGGCTGCGGGTGGACGAGGTCGAGCACGAGACGGGGATCGCGCTGCCGGAGGGCGGCTACGAGACGGTCGCGGGCCTGCTGCTGCAGCGGCTCGGCCGCGTCGCCCGGCCCGGCGACGTGGTCGACGTCGCGCTGCCGCGGACGCGGCTGGACGAGCCCCCGCGGACCGCGATCGTCGAGGTGCTGACCGTCCGGCGGCACGTCCCCGGGCTGGTCCGCGTCCGGACCGTGGAGGGGAACGGGCACCGCCCGGGGAACGGGAACGGCGAGGCCGGGCGGGGGCGGCGGTGA
- a CDS encoding histone-like nucleoid-structuring protein Lsr2: MAQKVEVLLVDDIDGGEADETVSFSLDGTTYEIDLSKKNADKLRAGLEPFVAGARKARKTTGRTGRGTRTANSRERSAEIREWAKNRGIKVNERGRIPAHVIEKYEAAH, encoded by the coding sequence ATGGCACAGAAGGTCGAAGTCCTGCTCGTGGACGACATCGACGGCGGAGAGGCGGACGAGACCGTCAGCTTTTCCCTCGATGGGACCACGTACGAGATCGACCTGAGCAAGAAGAACGCCGACAAGCTCCGCGCGGGTCTGGAGCCGTTCGTGGCGGGCGCCCGCAAGGCGCGCAAGACGACCGGTCGTACGGGTCGCGGCACCCGTACCGCGAACAGCCGGGAGCGCTCCGCCGAGATTCGCGAGTGGGCGAAGAACCGGGGCATCAAGGTCAATGAGCGCGGTCGTATCCCCGCTCACGTGATCGAGAAGTACGAGGCCGCGCACTAG
- a CDS encoding histone-like nucleoid-structuring protein Lsr2, whose amino-acid sequence MAEKVIRVDDMDGSEGSDVDKRDFEVLGRTFTIDLSDDNYKRLNELLDGLAPFIENAAEVKAAGKGRKSRTAKIKGYTNADVRSWALREGVEVSERGKISDEVYAAFIEAHPDAKPDA is encoded by the coding sequence ATGGCCGAGAAGGTCATTCGGGTGGACGACATGGACGGATCCGAAGGATCCGATGTCGACAAGCGGGACTTCGAAGTCCTGGGTCGTACGTTCACGATCGACTTGAGCGACGACAACTACAAGCGCCTGAACGAGTTGCTGGACGGTCTCGCGCCGTTCATCGAGAACGCCGCCGAGGTCAAGGCAGCGGGGAAGGGACGCAAGTCCCGCACCGCGAAGATCAAGGGCTACACGAACGCGGATGTGCGCTCGTGGGCATTGCGAGAGGGCGTCGAAGTCTCCGAACGTGGCAAGATATCGGATGAGGTCTATGCTGCATTCATCGAGGCTCATCCGGACGCGAAGCCGGACGCATAG